Genomic window (bacterium):
ACCTGCCTCGATGACTTCTTTAGTTACCTTTGTTTCACTTCTTACAATCATTCCATCGTAATCACCAATGCACGCCACTAATTCTTCTGGTTTAAGTCCTGTCTTGACATCTACTTCAATGGATTCTACCTTCTCTAAAATCTCTAATCCTTCCTTTGATAACGGGTCACTAACTAATACCTTCATTTTTTATCATCCTCCTTTGTGAGTCAAAGATTCATAATTGTTTCTTTCTTTGTAACTATTCAGCATACCAAGCAAGTAGGAAGTAGGGAGTAGGAAAGTAGGAAGAGGGGTAAAACCTTCTGCAATATTTGCTGGAATAGAAACAGCCGCTCTGCACATCTGTTGCACCAATTCTTTCCCTTTCCTACTTCCCTACTCTCCTACTTTCCTACAGGGTGAATAGTTACCTTTCTTTATCCTAATTTAGCCATTGCCTTTTCTATTCTATCTAATCCTTTTTCAATATTTTTTAGAGAAGTAGCGTAGGAGAGTCTGAGGTAATTTGGTGCGCCAAAGGCATCTCCTGGGACGACCGCTACCCGTGCCTCATCTAATAAAAACTCAGTTAAGCCAAAGGAATTATTAATCATTTTTTCATTAAATTTTGTCCCATAAATACAGGAGACATCAGGAAAGGCATAAAATGCGCCCTTTGGGGTTTTACAGGTAAATCCTTTAATCCCATTTAGCCGTTGGACAATAAACTTGCGTCTTTTATCAAATTGTGCCACCATCTCGGCAATACATTCTTGAGGTCCCTGTAATGCGGCTAAAGCGGCTTTTTGGGAAATAGATGTTGGATTAGAGGTAGAATGCGATTGAACATTTGACATCGCCAGGATAATCTCTTTAGTCCCTGCGGCATAACCAATCCGCCAGCCAGTCATCGAATACGCCTTTGAGACACCATTGATGGTAATGGTTAAATCCTTGACCGCTGGATTTAAACTGGCAATGCTAAAGTGCCTTTGACCATCATAGATTAGATATTCATAAATTTCATCGGAGACAATGTAAATTCCATTTTCTACGGCTATCTCCGCCAGAGCCTCTAATTCATCCTTTTCATAAACTGCCCCGGTTGGATTACAGGGAGAATTAAGAATAAGTAGTTTAGTTTGAGGGGTTATCGCCTTTTCAAATAATTCTGGAGTTAATTTAAAGTCATCATTGGTCTGAACAATAGTTGGTGTCGCACCTGCCATTTTTACCTGTTCTTCATAACTTACCCAGTAAGGAGCCGGGATGATAACCTCATCTCCCTCATCAGCAAGCACAAATATAGCGTTAAAGAGTGAATGTTTTGCCCCACTTGAAATCAGGATTTGAGACGGCTCATAAATCAGGTCATTATCTTTTTTTAACTTTTCACAGACCGCTTTCTTTAACTCTATTATCCCTGAATCTTGCGTATATTTTGTAAAACCGGATTTGATGGCGGTAATTCCTGCCTCTTTAATTAGTTCTGGGGTATCGAAATCAGGCTCACCAGCCCCAAAGCCAATGACATCAATTCCATCTGCCTGCATCTGTTTAGCCTTAGCACTTATGGCTAATGTAATCGATGGCGAGAGTTTAGAGGCTCGTTTAGATAATATCATATTTAATCACCCTCCTTTTGGAATATAAAGTATACAAAAAGAGATTGAAAAAGTCAAGAAAAAAGTATAAAGGTCTCCTGAAAATCGGGACTCGGGACTCGGGGTTCGGGACTCGGGAAGGCTGGTAGCCTGCGTTGCTCGACTTCAGCCTCCCCGCCCGCAACCTTCCTTTATTTTTATCGTCCTTTGTGTCCCACCGGGGCATGTCCGTTTCCCCTGAAAATAGTCTTTGGAGTGCGAAAGCTTGCTTTCGCTTTTCCTCCTGCGAAAGCGGTAGCAAGCTACCGCACTCCATATATTTTCATCGTCCTTTGTGTTCCGCAGGGACATGCGGGTTTCCCCTGAAAATAGCGAATTAGTGAATTAGAGATTAGCGAATTAGTATAGTATCCACAGACTCGTATCCTATGGTGTAGAACAGATATTCCCCCTTAATAAAGGGGGTTAGGGGGTTGTTCTTTCATTATTTTCATCTCCCTTTGTGAGCCGCAGGTTCATGAGCGTTTTTCCTTCCTGTAAAAAAATGCTTGCAATCTTTGATATTTTGTGATATGATAATCTACGCTACAGGCATTGACAGGGTCAATGTAGTCCATAGTTATTCAGGAGGTTTAGAAAGAATGAGTAATATTGCGGTAATTGGAGGAGGATATTGGGGGAAAAATCTTATCCGCAATTTTGCACAACTGGGGGCACTTCATACTATTTGTGATGCTGATGAAGGTAGATTAAAACAACTGGCAAAGGATTATCCACTTGTAAATAAAACTATGGCATTTGCTGAAGTTTTAAGCAATAAAGAGATTGATGCTATAGTTATCTCTGCACCGGCAGAATTACATTATCAATTAACCAGGGAGGCTTTATTTGCAGGTAAAGATGTATTTTGTGAAAAACCATTAGCCTTAACGGCACAACAGGGAATAGAATTAACTACCATCGCCCAGGAAAATAAAAGGATATTGATGGTTGGGCATTTATTAGAATATCATCCAGCAGTCTTGAAACTAAAAGAGCTGGTTGATAAAGGAGAGTTAGGCAAGATTAATTATATCTATTCAAGTCGGTTAAATCTTGGGAAAATAAGACGGGAGGAAAATATCCTGTGGAGTTTTGCACCACACGATATTGCGGTTATCTTGCTTTTATTAGGTGAAATACCACATAGGGTTTGTGCTTTGGGTGGAAATTATTTACATTCTCAAATTGCTGATATTACGGTAACTCACCTGAACTTTAAAAGTGGTGTCCGGGCACATATCTTTGTCTCCTGGCTTCATCCCTACAAGGAACAAAAACTTATTGTTATTGGCGATAAGAAAATGGCGGTATTTGATGATGTTTTAGCCGAAGATAAACTACTTCTTTATCCTCATAAAATTGATTGGATAGACCGCGTGCCAATTCCAAAGAAAGAAAATGCCGAAAAGGTCGATTTTGAAATGAAAGAACCTTTACAAGAAGAATGCCTGCATTTTTTAGATTGTATCAACACGAGGCAAACTCCAAGAACAGATGGAAATAACGGTGTCCGGGTTTTAAGGATTTTACAGGCTTCTCAATTCTCATTAGAAAATAATGGTCTGGTGGTAAATATTGAAGAACCAGCAAAGGCACAAAAATATTTTGCCCATCCAACGGCTATCATTGATACTCCCTCTGAGATTGGTGATGGAACTAAAATCTGGCATTATTCTCATATTATGGCAAAGGCAAAGATTGGGCAGAATTGTAATATTGGTCAGAATGTAGTTATAAGTCCAGATGTAGTTATTGGTAACGGCGTAAAGATTCAAAATAATGTCTCAGTTTATACTGGAGTTACTTTAGAGGATGATGTTTTTTGTGGGCCTTCAATGGTATTTACCAATGTTATCACCCCACGAAGTCATGTCTCTCGCAAGAATGAATACCGCAATACATTAATTAAAAAAGGAGCAACTATCGGTGCTAATGCCACTATTGTTTGTGGAGTGACGATAGGCAATTATGCCTTCATCGGTGCAGGAGCAGTGGTCACGAAAGATGTCTCACCGTATTCATTAGTCATTGGTAATCCTGCCAGACAGGTAGGGTGGATGTGCCAATGTGGCGAAAAACTGAATTTTATCGAACAAATTGCCAAATGTGATAGATGTGAAAATCGATATACGCTACAAGAGGGTAAAATAAATAGTTTATAGTTTATAGTTTCATAGACTATCAACTATCAACAATACTAATGTGAACTTTTGGTTAATACTTACTATAGGTGTAGATTGGCTATGTCAGAAGTTTCAATTGTTGAATGTCCTGAATATCAGTTTGAAGAAGTCGCCAGAGCTGTGAGGAACAGTATTGACCTTATTGGTGGGATGGGTAGGTTTGTCAAAAAAGGAATGCGGGTGTTGATAAAACCTAACCTTTTATCTGATAAACCACCCGAAAAAGCGGTTAATACCCATCCAACGATTATCAAGGCAGTTGTGGATTTAGTTATTGAATATGGCGGTATCCCTTTAATCGGCGATAATCCAGGAATTCATAGTCTGACAAAGGTGATACAAAAATCGGGTTTGAACGAATTTATTAAGAATGAAGGTATCTTTTTGTCTGATTTTAGCCAATACCTTTCCACACAATCCCCAAAAGATTATACTTTCAAAGAATTCAATATTGCCAAAGAAGTACTCGATGCAGATTTGGTCATTAACTTGCCTAAACTAAAAACTCATGGCCATATGATACTTACATTAGGGGTAAAAAATCTATACGGATGTCTTTCCAAGCATGAGCGGATACAATGGCATTTGCGAGCGGGTATTAACCGCGATTTTTTTGCCACAATGCTGGTTGAATTATATACCCTTATTCAACCTGGTTTGACGATTGTCGATGGAATTGTTGGTATGGAGGGTAATGGACCCAGCAATGGAACACGACGAAATATTGGACTAATTATCAGTGGTATTGATTGTCTGGCAATTGATACGGTTATTTGTCATCTCCTTAACATTAATAGCCAGCAGATATACACTATTCGGGTAGCAAAGGAAAAGAATATTGGAAAAACTTCGCTTGATGAAATAAATGTTGTTAGCAAAAATTTGAACCAATTTAAAATTAAGAATTTTCAACTACCACCAGAATTAACAGAAGATACGGCGTGGGGGGTGTATATTCCTAAAAGACTCCGCACACCTTTAAAACAACATCTTATCCCTAAACCTGTTATAGATACTTTTAGATGTAATCTTTGTCATACCTGCGTTGACTTCTGTCCGGCAAAGGTTATAAAGGTAGAGAAAAAAAGATTAATTATCGACTCTATAAAATGCATTCGTTGTTTTTGTTGTCAGGAGTTTTGCCCACAAGGGGCTATTACTATCAAGGAAAACTGGCTTTATAAAATTAATCCATTAAAACTTATTGATAGTTTGTAAGCATTCCGAAGTCAGTGAAGATAGACTTCTACCTACTCTTCACTCTTCACTGCTCACTTACTTTTTAGGGCACTTCAATTTTATTTAAAATCTTTCTGACAATATCTTCCGTAGTCATTTCTTCTGCCTCTGCCTCGTAGGAAATAATAATTCTATGTCGTAAAACTTCCATTGCCATTGCTCGAACATCTTCTGGAATAACAT
Coding sequences:
- a CDS encoding DUF362 domain-containing protein, with the protein product MSEVSIVECPEYQFEEVARAVRNSIDLIGGMGRFVKKGMRVLIKPNLLSDKPPEKAVNTHPTIIKAVVDLVIEYGGIPLIGDNPGIHSLTKVIQKSGLNEFIKNEGIFLSDFSQYLSTQSPKDYTFKEFNIAKEVLDADLVINLPKLKTHGHMILTLGVKNLYGCLSKHERIQWHLRAGINRDFFATMLVELYTLIQPGLTIVDGIVGMEGNGPSNGTRRNIGLIISGIDCLAIDTVICHLLNINSQQIYTIRVAKEKNIGKTSLDEINVVSKNLNQFKIKNFQLPPELTEDTAWGVYIPKRLRTPLKQHLIPKPVIDTFRCNLCHTCVDFCPAKVIKVEKKRLIIDSIKCIRCFCCQEFCPQGAITIKENWLYKINPLKLIDSL
- a CDS encoding Gfo/Idh/MocA family oxidoreductase, producing the protein MSNIAVIGGGYWGKNLIRNFAQLGALHTICDADEGRLKQLAKDYPLVNKTMAFAEVLSNKEIDAIVISAPAELHYQLTREALFAGKDVFCEKPLALTAQQGIELTTIAQENKRILMVGHLLEYHPAVLKLKELVDKGELGKINYIYSSRLNLGKIRREENILWSFAPHDIAVILLLLGEIPHRVCALGGNYLHSQIADITVTHLNFKSGVRAHIFVSWLHPYKEQKLIVIGDKKMAVFDDVLAEDKLLLYPHKIDWIDRVPIPKKENAEKVDFEMKEPLQEECLHFLDCINTRQTPRTDGNNGVRVLRILQASQFSLENNGLVVNIEEPAKAQKYFAHPTAIIDTPSEIGDGTKIWHYSHIMAKAKIGQNCNIGQNVVISPDVVIGNGVKIQNNVSVYTGVTLEDDVFCGPSMVFTNVITPRSHVSRKNEYRNTLIKKGATIGANATIVCGVTIGNYAFIGAGAVVTKDVSPYSLVIGNPARQVGWMCQCGEKLNFIEQIAKCDRCENRYTLQEGKINSL
- a CDS encoding pyridoxal phosphate-dependent aminotransferase: MILSKRASKLSPSITLAISAKAKQMQADGIDVIGFGAGEPDFDTPELIKEAGITAIKSGFTKYTQDSGIIELKKAVCEKLKKDNDLIYEPSQILISSGAKHSLFNAIFVLADEGDEVIIPAPYWVSYEEQVKMAGATPTIVQTNDDFKLTPELFEKAITPQTKLLILNSPCNPTGAVYEKDELEALAEIAVENGIYIVSDEIYEYLIYDGQRHFSIASLNPAVKDLTITINGVSKAYSMTGWRIGYAAGTKEIILAMSNVQSHSTSNPTSISQKAALAALQGPQECIAEMVAQFDKRRKFIVQRLNGIKGFTCKTPKGAFYAFPDVSCIYGTKFNEKMINNSFGLTEFLLDEARVAVVPGDAFGAPNYLRLSYATSLKNIEKGLDRIEKAMAKLG